AACACTCAACCAAACAAATTCAGGATATAAATCTCATAACATAGAATATTTTGGGCAATAATACAAAGATATACTTATAATTTCTTATAAATATCAAGCTGTAACTCTGCAAACATTTCAAATCATAACATATGAATCAAAGTACCAGATATCAGTAATAATATTGTATATTTCTGAGCAGGAAAGCTCTATGCTTACAGTTTGGTTGAAGCTAAAGCAAGTACCTTAGATAAGGCAAACAATTGGGAATGCATTCCACTCTGATCACGATTAAAATTGGGCCCCAACCGTTCCATCAATGCTGTGAAACACCAAAAGGACTCGGACTCATCCTTCATGACATACAATATCGGAGAAAGAAGATCACTCATTCCCTGAAAGCCAATGTTCAGTCAAGCTTCTCTCTAGCTAGGAAAATGTAATAAAGAAAAACCAACATAATACTATAAGCACATTTAAAAGAGGTAAAAGAGAAACATTTATGATATAGTGACTagaatagaaaataataaatctAGCAGGTAATAAGTATGCCTACCACAGCAAACTTCCAATATATCCAACAGCTATAAGTGCATTTAAGATTTAAATAAAACATTTATGATATAGTAACTTGAGGATAGGAAATAAGAAATATAAGCACATTTAAAAGAGGTAAAAGAGAAACATTTATGATATAGTGACTAGAGTAGAAAATAATAAATCTAGCAGGTAATAAGTATGCCTACCACAGCAAACTTCCAATATATTGAACAGCTATAAGAGCATTTAAGATTTATCAACAGGATATATGTATACCTaagaccaaaaaaaaaacaacctcAAGAAAAATTTAATGTATACACGTGCAATTTACAATGGCAGAGAGTTTTCTAAGACCGATGAAGCATTTTAAGAAGGTAACAGAAATAGAATGCCCTTGGCCACAAGTTGACTCACATGGAATTACAACAACAAAAGAGGAGAATTTGAAAAAAGTAAACAACACTAACAATTAACTTGGCATTTATCAAATGTTTAGTGAACAATAAATAGAATAGAAACATAATGTGAAGGAGATTTCCAAATGAACGTAAGGATTGTTATGGAGAAGACAAGAAATATAAATGGATGAATTTGAGGAAATGTAAAATATCCAAAATAAAGTAAAACACAAATAATCAGAGAGCAAGATTTTAAGCAACATTCAGAAGAAGAGGCTAAATGTAATACATATTGGAATATTAACAAGCCGATAAGGCACAAGAGTAACCCAATCCAATCCAGAATAGTTGAAAATCCTCGTTTGGTCAAACAGGTAAACAAACACAAAAGATAGAGATATGGGACTATCCAacaaattagtattaaaatagaACTATAAAGCATTAGCaaacaaatgaaaaaaatatttttacctgACAGTAACCCAAGTCAAAGTTGTAAAAAGAGTATGTCAATAGTATATCACGCAAAACCATAACATTTGGATTATCATCCCCTTCGAAGTACGCAACAGATCTGTCTGTCCTCACCTTGGCAATGTCACACACCCAATAAGGCACTAGTTTTATGTatgttgaattaaattaaataaggCAGAGATAAAAAAGTCAGATTATAATTTTTACCACATCCTTGTCGATTAGACCTTTCCGttccctaaatttagaaaatCTTTTGGCTTGTGCAGCAGAGATGCTCTGTAAGTGTAACAAATTGATTAGTCTTAAAGAGTTTTACATAAATTTCCCTATACATAATGTCATGaagtattatttcaaaaataaaaaaaagggaaaaaaacatCAATAAAAAAGGAGATGTTAACAAAATAAACAAATATGACATCTAGACTACAATTTAAGTTTGTaatccaccaccaccaccatgggATCCAGATATCATATTTGCCCCCAACATAAATATCCTAAACCACAGATGCACTTGATATAGGAAGAAATGAAGCTCTAATTGTAACATTAatgctaagttaaaaaaaaacaatcaagtCATTTTTACCAAACAAAAAGATGCAAAAAAACATAATAGCTAAGTTTCCTCACTGTAGAACATGATTAGCTACTGCCTAACTTGTGAACAAACTTTTTCCCTCTACACATTTAGCTACTGCTTCGTTTCTCCCAAAAAAAGGTATAATTCTGTATAAGAATATTGGAGAACAGATCGTATGAATCAAAACAGTCAGATATTACTTTCCTGAAAGAGTTGAGTTGCTTTGTGCCCTACTGAATAGAAGGTGCCATCATGGTGCTTGGTCAGGTTAATACAGTTGATACATACTGGGCTAATGAatttttgtaatcatgatttGGAAAACAACTAAAATTGAAAGATAAGTGAAAATGATGTTTCCATAGAGTTATCCCTAATCTATGGTTACCATACTGATTCATCCAACAACCAGCAAGCCAAAAAGAAATAATAGGTTAGATGGGTTCATATTGATATATAACTAACACAACTAGATGAGAAGCCTAAGTTATACATTTGGTGAGCTACACAGAACTAGAGATAGTGAAAACAGCATTCTATAGAATAATAATCTTCCAATATTAAAACACATACCTGCCACTGGGACTTTAACATTTCATACTCGGACTTCTTTTCTGAAGCAAGGTATTCTCTCTCAGCATATGTTGAATCACATTCGTTGTATCCGAGCAAGAATTTCCATACCTGCACTCCAGTTGTAAATGCAATGACCAAGTATTCATAAACAACTTCAGGTCTTAAAATGAGGTATGTTTATAGATGTGTAACACACCTCTTTTCGTAGATTGTGTTCAACTCCGCCATAGAATATTCTCTCTTTTAGTGCCTTTGAATCAATAATTCGTCCTTCAAAATCAAAGAAAGACTCCCACTGCCACAAGAACTTGAAGATTAACTGAAAGAATAAATGAAATCTAGAGAAAACTTGCACTAGTTCTCAATCAGAATAGATGGCAAATACAATATGAGAAAAACAAAAGACTTTGTACACAAAACAAGCAAATTTTACTTTTAGAAGAAAAATCTACAACTATCACCCTCATACGTATACATATAACCATGTAAATCCCCCGTTTATAAGGTGAAGATGTAGTAAACAACTCAGCCTTCAAACATCACCCATATTCTGCAAAACAATTAATAATAATGCGGGAAAATAGCAGCCTGGACAGTTCGTTTGTGGGAGCAATAGGATTGGCATCCTGTGTAATGGAGAGATTCCTCCCAACATCAATCAGATTGGTTATTGGCTAAATCAGAGTGAACATATGGAGAATAAATGGCTCAGCCCTGACTCTTCAACATCAGTGACCCAGGATTCACCCACCACAGCAAAGCACATAGGATTCAGTAGGACCAGAAGAAAAAGAACCAGATGGTGTACTGAGTGTGACATGAAGAATCCAATAGGAGTACTAGcaccaacaagcaactcagcaccATAAGAATATCAAGTCCACAAGAAACTGTGTTTACAATGATCAATATTATCAACACAGGATTGAAAACAGACAACTAATCTCATGTTCTTTTAAGTTGTGCAAAATAGTCTTGCAAAGACCTACCTTTTTGTCAAAGAGTGAACATTTACATATAATTTATACACACATATTATTTTCTTGAAAGAAAATTAGGAAATATTATCTAATAATTAAATCAAAGTTAATACTAGCCAAATTAATTGGAGCACTTCCAAGATCTATATGAGAAATCCTTTTTGTTAAGAGGGGATTCTTCAAGATTATGTAGATTTCCTTGCAAGCAGATAAAAAAATTGTTTATCACCGTAGAACACAGTTGGAAACCTCGAAATAGATTGTTTTTCCAAAAAAGTGTGTCATTTATTGGTGGCTTCAAACCAATTGCAGAATTGCAATCACAAGGATCCTCAGGCACACAAGTTATGATTCACAAGCAAATATTCATGGCTCATAGTCAGACATTTGCAATCACATTGAAAACTAAAGGCTCTTGTTCAAATTAGTGGAAGTTTGTGATCACATTTGGACATTAGAAAAATGTAGATCCGCTATATTAACGGCCCcctgccggccccacggatatggagggaggtaaatactGGTACACAGACGTTAGGCGCATGGttgggtaaaccccaggtcgtcagtttctGAGAACATTAGAAAAATATAGATCGCTACATTAACgacccccctagtgtcggccccacgaatatggagggaggtacatgcaggtacacaggcgtcaggtgcatggtggggtaaaccccaagtcatcattcctgagaatcgacccctgaccattacgccaaagatgtcatgcgcccacagtctgtgctacgccctgggggcttcCTGAGAACATTAGAGATTTTCCATGAGGTTGATGTAGGTGATATTTAGCAAGTGAGGTAAGGAGGATAGGGTGGCAAGCATAATTTGATATGATAATGAGTGGTTTAAAGATCTcatgaaaggaaaggaaaaaagacATTTGAGGAGTATTACAgaaatttttttcatttattcTACCACATCTTAAACAGATTAAACTTTCAGTAAGCATACCACAGATGACCATGATGCTAAAAAGTAAATAGTATAACATACCTCCTGAAGGGACAAGGGGTCTTTTCTTTGTTTTCCCCAAATAAGAGGTAACTTCTCAAACTGCAAAGATacaaattaattatgaaaaaaatagctTCAATAGCATAGttgagtagaaaatgaaaaggactcATTTTGATTCCAAGTAGAGTGGATATTGGATCCCCTTGTCTTGAAACCATATTTAAGTATAATGTTGATGATAAGGATGTAAACTCACTTTTGTTAGCTTTCTAATAATCAAAGACAACTGTGACATGCTAAATCAGGTTGAACAGATGAGTGTCTCAACTCTCAACCTCATTAACCTATGacatttctttttggttttttAAGTAAGAGAACCGAGTGGAAATAACTTGTATTTGTGCTAAAGTGATATCTGCATATGATTGTCATTCTCTTGTTAGGTTAAGATTATTTGGAGTCAACACAAGCAATTGATTATTCAAGGTCATCATGCagaaaagaataaaaattaatGCAAGGACTGTGTAGTTGATCTTTTGATAAACCCCCTACCACTTCTATCTTTTGCGTATCCATGACTATTTTGCACTCATGTCTCATATACTACGAAATGGTTCTTTGAATGAACACATCATAGGAAAGATGAGGTAGttgatggttgaaatggagagaAATTCTAGAGTAAAGTTTAATTGAAATATGGCCCTCAAGGCTCAAgctaaaaggaaaaaaatcttacaagattataaTATGATTTACAATACATTATGCATCAATGTGTTACGTAGTGAAAAAAAAGCATGTATCATAATCTAGCAAGGATGAGAAACCTAAGATGATAAGTGGAATTAccgaaaaatctaaaactaaaattACTATTATCtgggaaaaattaaaattaggagCAGTCCTAATAGATAATAAATTGAGATAAAATATACTAaaataacatggagtgtggaaaGAATAAAGATGACTAATAGAAActattaaatgaattaaattgagtAGAATCTAAGATGTAGGAGGTAAAGCAAGACAAAAGAAAACTCTAGTTAATTACTAAAACATGATTAAAGTGATTTGAATGGTGATATAGCATTACAAACAACTAAATGGTAGGGATCAAATTCATATAGCTGTTCACAAATAGTTAGAACTGCCCCAGTTTGTTTAAGATAACGATGACGATAAAACGAGACTATTGAGCATAAATTTATAAACAGTTAAACATGAGCAACTGATGTATTTATAAAATTCAAACTCCTAAGTAGAATGTGTTTGCCCAATATTTGACTGATGTATTCATAAAATCCAAACCCCTAAGTAGAATGTGTTTCCTCAATATTCAAGTAACAACCGTGGCAATCAAGCATAAAAAACTCAATTCAGAGATTGAACAATATCTTCTGAGGAAATCCAAGTCAAATTTCTTCTTTCCTCATTTTAGACAACACGTGAAGATGAAGCAAAGAATCGAAAAAGTTCCCGTTACATCACACGAAACCAGTCCAGTTTTCTACTGATCTGAATTACAAAGAATCTGAGTTTATGAAAGTCAACCTCGCCAACAAAATATGAATTGTCTCAATTGACCTGACCCATCATTTTACTTttttatatataatgaaaagatATTCTATTCATCCATATAATATCAGtaaatatttatatatacttGTATAACATGGGGTATAACCAGTTATCATGATTCAAGAGTATTTAAGTCATTGTGCAGTCTCAAATGGATAATTATGTTATTTATAATTCCAGTGAGAGCTTAGAGTATAGTTATACACTATTATTACACCAAGATAGTGATGTATTTAAACCATTCTCTGTTAGCAAACAGGACCTATCAAATCCATGAAGCCAATAGTGTACAAGGTAACTCAAAAAATCTGTATGACTTTATCATATGTGCAATTCCCTAAAAGCTCAAAAGATGTTTAACGCAAGATTTTCATATTAAGTCCTAGCAATAATATAACTCAAAAAGGGTCATgcgaagaaaatgaaaaatagagATGACATTTGTGTACTTTTATCAAATAGAAAACTATTGACTCACAAAATAGCTAACACATGTTATTTGCATCACAATAAAATTGTTGAATATACATAAATATAAATGGACATAGCTAAAATGATTTACCTCCAAAGGATCTGCATCCACCTGGACCGCATTTGTAGTTTTTTTCTCGTCATCAACTGGACTAATTGCTGGGTTAAGAGATACATACTCAATTTCATGTTTTTTATCATGAGCATTAAGGAAATCACCATGATTTTCTCGGAATAGATGAGAAGTTGTTTCTCGGGCAAACTTGGTGACTAGAGAAAATTTCTCTAGGACTTGAATTGAGATATCTCGAGCAGGATCATGAGACTTTTTTGGACGCCTAGTATACTCAGAAACACTAGAAGAAGTACCACCATAGTTAGCTCCATTTACTATCTCTGAATCATCAAGCGAAGAAAATGAATTGCTTGGTTTGTGCAAAGATGCTCTTGGCAGCTCTAGAGATGAAAGTGTCCTCTGCAAAAGTCAGCAATGGTACATATAAAGCTCAGAAAGGGAAAGATGTTTACTGTAGCAAAGTAAATGTATAATAACATTAGTCATTCAGCatcattttaacttagaaagggAAGATAATCAAATTATAGGAGACTGAAATTGACTCTTATGAGAATGAACTAACTAGAGATAGTAATAAAAGGAGATgataaagagagaaaaataagTTATCTGAAAGGAAAGAAAGTCGGCTTAACTGATTAGTAATTGTCAGATGACTACTATGACTCaccaaaaaaaaacacacactcAAATAGACTAaccaaaaataagaaataaagagGGAATAATCCATTGAAAATAAAATGTTGGTTTCTTAACTAGATATATTCTAAGGAATGCTGCTCAAGTGGGTCAGCTCACATTGCTCTATTACAAGATTGATGTGAACAAATGGCAATTTTATAGGCCACACATGATAAGATACTCGAACAGGTATGATGACTAGCAAATAAAATACTCAAATAGGTTTAATGACTAGAAAACCAATGAATTTGTTAAAAATGTAaaacaattaattcaataattagaCAGCAGGACAAACCTGAAGGGGGTCCTGAAAATCATTAACGAGAAAAACATTTGCATCATCAACAGACCTGAAAATAGCATCCACACCATAAAACACAGTCACACAATGGTAGTGTGCATAAAACTGCATTGTAGATCATATTTTCAATGTAACTTGCATAGTAATGTGAATTATGCAAGTTAATATGTGATTTGCTATCCTTTTACAATCACATTAGTAATGTTTTATCAGAACTGAAGATGTATAATACACGTGAGATAAAGGGGTCAAGTGtttaaattttttgacaaatACATCAAAGTACTTGCATAAATCAGTTTTTCTCACACATGCTGCAATGCAACTCACAAATGGAAAATAAAAGTTGCAAAATTAACCAACAGTGCTAGTACATTATTAACACAGAATACCTTGGCTAAATAAAGATCTAATAACACATACAATTTTTGCTTAAATGCATTTTTTTCCGTGATAAATTCTAGTCAGTCTTCTTTTAGGAAATCACTTGGAACACTACTTTCAAAAGGAAGAATTTTGTCTTTTAGTCTCgcacaaataaaaaaatataaaacataatCTCTTTTCTGAAACAACTTTAATATTCagaaatatataataatataataatattccaTCTAATAACATAATGTTTAAATGATCTTGAAGTTGTAAATAAAATGAGCAAAGGAAAATTTCATCATTAAATGTTTTTCTCAAAGAAAAAACATTGTTGTCAAATGGAAGACAACTTTCAAGTCATCGCTGCTTTCACCCTCATTGTCATTGTGTAACAATGTAAAAGAACTTGTTCATCAAGTATTTTAAAACTAATGGATTTTAAATCTCTATAGTTACACGATTTATAAGATGGCCTTTTCACAAACAATCAAATGTTAGCCTACTTACTAGGTTGTATAAGCATACTTTGGTTAGaattggttggtggaaaaaaaataaaccaaccacAATTTTCCATGAAGTAGGTGGAAAGCGATGGTTCATAAAATCAATCagcaattatatatataataaaaaaatttctatatgaATCTCATTTATGTTTTTTCAAAGTAAtattaaactaatttcaaaatttatacaTCTTTCTTTACCTCCAAGAAATACTAGTAAACAATTATGCTTTATTTCAATCTTTCCAAAGAAACACAAATGAGGAAATCATTCCTTCCGTCTCACCCTCCTATTTCCTTTTCTAGATTGGGCTTCTTTCCTAGGGACTCTCTCCCTTGAAAGAAAAACAGAGTAAAAGATTCTGAAAAGAAACCTATGGCTAGAACTGTTTGCATATGATGATATAATTAGATAATAATCAAGCCTACTATTTGTGCACAATTCCATCCTAGAGAAAGCAGTTAGATTTTTCAGATTGCATTGGGATAACAAGGATATTGTATCTGTTTCCTGTTTTGCATCGGTAACAATGAGTAAACTTGTCAATTGTTAATACAAGTCAGATACTATGGTTAGACAATACTGATAAAGAAAAggtaaaagattaaagagagagagaaaaaagaggtaatcaagcaagaaagaaaaaaacaacCGACCTCACGATAAAAACATGTTGCTTCAAAGTAGCGAGAAATTCACGAACCCCACCACTGTAGAAATAAAAAGGAGGATATGCAAGCCCTACACATGTGCAGTCATAGATAAATGGAACAATTAAATAATGTTGTATATTCTCAGCTAGGCTGTTTTTTATCAATAAAGAAAATACCCTTTGATGCTTACCAAAATAAAAGTTATGTTGATAATCACAGGTTTGACCAAAAAACATGTGCTAATAAAAATTCACCTGATGCAAGAACCACGATTACATATTGCCAGCCAAGAGCTGGAGTGTGCCTCCGAATGGAATGCACATCACTCAGGGGAAGTGACTTAACTGTGTACAGATTCCTATCTACATGAACGGGTAGCATAGAGCTTAAGTACACAGAAGAATACAACTGCATCTGATTCTTTAGGAGAAACAACAGCTTAAATCACCTTTTTCCGGTGATATAGAGCTTGAACCTTGCCACAAAGAGTCAGCCCCCGCATCCGTGCTTGGCTTATAAGGTATCCACGACTGAAACGGATGTgccaatgaaaattaaaacaacaaAACTTAATGCAAGCAACAAGCATCCATACAATACAACAAACTCCAATTCCGTAAAGAGTACAGAGTATTACCAGGAACAAGGATGGTCCTTGCTTAAAAAGAAGCAATCGCCCGGTGATGCGCTCTGAGGCGTACTGCGTGGGGTGGATCGCCACGTTGTCTTTCAAATAAACGACCTCCATTGGACCAGATTCGCTGGCGACGCTCTTCCCCGAATCGATCCTCAT
This window of the Zingiber officinale cultivar Zhangliang chromosome 3B, Zo_v1.1, whole genome shotgun sequence genome carries:
- the LOC122055381 gene encoding TBC1 domain family member 15-like isoform X1 encodes the protein MHETELHDLSDDSDYAAASQYAGSTSMMRIDSGKSVASESGPMEVVYLKDNVAIHPTQYASERITGRLLLFKQGPSLFLSWIPYKPSTDAGADSLWQGSSSISPEKDRNLYTVKSLPLSDVHSIRRHTPALGWQYVIVVLASGLAYPPFYFYSGGVREFLATLKQHVFIVRSVDDANVFLVNDFQDPLQRTLSSLELPRASLHKPSNSFSSLDDSEIVNGANYGGTSSSVSEYTRRPKKSHDPARDISIQVLEKFSLVTKFARETTSHLFRENHGDFLNAHDKKHEIEYVSLNPAISPVDDEKKTTNAVQVDADPLEFEKLPLIWGKQRKDPLSLQEWESFFDFEGRIIDSKALKERIFYGGVEHNLRKEVWKFLLGYNECDSTYAEREYLASEKKSEYEMLKSQWQSISAAQAKRFSKFRERKGLIDKDVVRTDRSVAYFEGDDNPNVMVLRDILLTYSFYNFDLGYCQGMSDLLSPILYVMKDESESFWCFTALMERLGPNFNRDQSGMHSQLFALSKLVELLDSPLHNYFNKKDCLNYFFCFRWILIQFKREFEYEQILQLWEVLWTHYLSEHLHLYMCVAILKRHRNKIMGEQMDFDTLLKFINELSGSIDLDWTIREAEALCACGGENGAACIPPGTPPSLPIETDMGLYPQEDEVL
- the LOC122055381 gene encoding TBC1 domain family member 15-like isoform X2 → MMRIDSGKSVASESGPMEVVYLKDNVAIHPTQYASERITGRLLLFKQGPSLFLSWIPYKPSTDAGADSLWQGSSSISPEKDRNLYTVKSLPLSDVHSIRRHTPALGWQYVIVVLASGLAYPPFYFYSGGVREFLATLKQHVFIVRSVDDANVFLVNDFQDPLQRTLSSLELPRASLHKPSNSFSSLDDSEIVNGANYGGTSSSVSEYTRRPKKSHDPARDISIQVLEKFSLVTKFARETTSHLFRENHGDFLNAHDKKHEIEYVSLNPAISPVDDEKKTTNAVQVDADPLEFEKLPLIWGKQRKDPLSLQEWESFFDFEGRIIDSKALKERIFYGGVEHNLRKEVWKFLLGYNECDSTYAEREYLASEKKSEYEMLKSQWQSISAAQAKRFSKFRERKGLIDKDVVRTDRSVAYFEGDDNPNVMVLRDILLTYSFYNFDLGYCQGMSDLLSPILYVMKDESESFWCFTALMERLGPNFNRDQSGMHSQLFALSKLVELLDSPLHNYFNKKDCLNYFFCFRWILIQFKREFEYEQILQLWEVLWTHYLSEHLHLYMCVAILKRHRNKIMGEQMDFDTLLKFINELSGSIDLDWTIREAEALCACGGENGAACIPPGTPPSLPIETDMGLYPQEDEVL